One part of the Hippoglossus hippoglossus isolate fHipHip1 chromosome 11, fHipHip1.pri, whole genome shotgun sequence genome encodes these proteins:
- the smap2 gene encoding stromal membrane-associated protein 2 isoform X4: protein MMTGRSVKDVDRYQAVLTSLLAREENKFCADCDSKGPRWASWNLGIFICIRCAGIHRNLGVHISKVKSVNLDQWTQEQVQCVQEMGNAKAKRLYEAFVPECFQRPETDQSAEIFIRDKYDKKKYMDKVIDIQMLRKEKSCDNIPKEPVVFEKMKLKKDISPKTVSQSVTDLLGLDAPAPSPAVSNGGGCVPDCNTTQSPAVSNPPLAHSALDLFSSLPTPSCVSSAKTTPVFSSMPQSRVTASVPANLSLFLDPAPKAEEGTVKKLSKDSILSLYASTPSVHASSMTPHGMYMNQMGYPTHPYGSYHSLAQTAGMGGAMGTSQMSMMGQQQSSMMGLQQNTMIGVQQNGMMGQQNGIMGAQRVMAQPSGIMTSPYMTGMTQGMMGQQQSGMMVQQQNGIMGQQQGGKMGQQQSGMMGQQQVGGLTTLPHQQVYGVQQTQQLQWNIAQMTQHMAGMNVYNTNDMMGYSSQHMGGSTTQSSVHMTAHIWK from the exons GTCCAAGATGGGCGTCCTGGAATTTGGGTATTTTTATCTGCATCCGCTGTGCTGGTATCCATCGAAACCTGGGCGTTCACATCTCCAAGGTCAAGTCCGTCAACCTGGATCAGTGGACGCAGGAGCAGgtccag TGTGTTCAGGAGATGGGAAATGCGAAGGCCAAACGTCTCTATGAGGCTTTCGTACCTGAGTGCTTCCAGCGCCCTGAGACAGACCAGTCTGCAGAGATCTTCATCAGGGACAAGTATGATAAGAAGAAGTACATGGATAAGGTCATTGACATCCAGATGCTCAGA aaagaaaaaagctgcgACAATATACCCAAGGAACCGGTCGTGTTTGAGAAGATGAAATTG AAAAAAGACATCAGCCCGAAGACAGTTTCCCAGTCTGTTACAGACCTGCTTGGACTAG ATGCCCCTGCACCAAGTCCTGCAGTGTCTAATGGTGGAGGATGTGTTCCAGActgtaacacaacacagagcCCAGCGGTGTCTAATCCACCTCTGGCACACTCTGCCCTGGATCTCTTTAGCTCTCTGCCAACGccctcctgtgtttcctccGCTAAAACCACG cctgtTTTCAGTTCTATGCCTCAGAGCAGAGTGACTGCCTCTGTGCCTGCAAACCTCAGTCTGTTCCTGGATCCAGCGCCCAAAGCAGAGGAGGGCACCGTCAAGAAGCTGTCCAAGGACTCTATTCTCTCCCTGTATGCTTCCACCCCCTCAGTGCACGCCAGCAGTATGACTCCTCACG GCATGTACATGAACCAAATGGGATATCCGACACACCCGTACGGTTCCTACCATTCCTTAGCCCAGACAGCTGGAATGGGAGGTGCCATGGGGACATCACAAATGTCGATGATGGGACAGCAACAGAGCAGCATGATGGGGCTTCAACAAAATACTATGATTGGAGTACAGCAGAATGGCATGATGGGGCAGCAGAATGGCATAATGGGTGCCCAGCGGGTCATGGCTCAGCCTAGCGGCATCATGACATCACCCTACATGACGGGGATGACCCAGGGTATGATGGGACAGCAACAAAGTGGAATGATGGTCCAGCAACAGAATGGCATTATGGGACAGCAGCAGGGTGGGAAGATGGGACAGCAGCAGAGTGGGATGATGGGACAGCAGCAGGTTGGAGGTTTAACCACATTACCACACCAGCAGGTTTATGGAGTGCAGCAAACCCAGCAGCTACAGTGGAACATTGCCCAG ATGACTCAGCACATGGCCGGCATGAATGTCTACAACACCAACGACATGATGGGATACAGCAGTCAACACATGGGAGGTTCAACAACTCAGAGTTCAGTGCACATGACCGCACACATCTGGAAATGA
- the smap2 gene encoding stromal membrane-associated protein 2 isoform X3 — MMTGRSVKDVDRYQAVLTSLLAREENKFCADCDSKGPRWASWNLGIFICIRCAGIHRNLGVHISKVKSVNLDQWTQEQVQCVQEMGNAKAKRLYEAFVPECFQRPETDQSAEIFIRDKYDKKKYMDKVIDIQMLRKEKSCDNIPKEPVVFEKMKLKKDISPKTVSQSVTDLLGLDAPAPSPAVSNGGGCVPDCNTTQSPAVSNPPLAHSALDLFSSLPTPSCVSSAKTTPVFSSMPQSRVTASVPANLSLFLDPAPKAEEGTVKKLSKDSILSLYASTPSVHASSMTPHAGMYMNQMGYPTHPYGSYHSLAQTAGMGGAMGTSQMSMMGQQQSSMMGLQQNTMIGVQQNGMMGQQNGIMGAQRVMAQPSGIMTSPYMTGMTQGMMGQQQSGMMVQQQNGIMGQQQGGKMGQQQSGMMGQQQVGGLTTLPHQQVYGVQQTQQLQWNIAQMTQHMAGMNVYNTNDMMGYSSQHMGGSTTQSSVHMTAHIWK; from the exons GTCCAAGATGGGCGTCCTGGAATTTGGGTATTTTTATCTGCATCCGCTGTGCTGGTATCCATCGAAACCTGGGCGTTCACATCTCCAAGGTCAAGTCCGTCAACCTGGATCAGTGGACGCAGGAGCAGgtccag TGTGTTCAGGAGATGGGAAATGCGAAGGCCAAACGTCTCTATGAGGCTTTCGTACCTGAGTGCTTCCAGCGCCCTGAGACAGACCAGTCTGCAGAGATCTTCATCAGGGACAAGTATGATAAGAAGAAGTACATGGATAAGGTCATTGACATCCAGATGCTCAGA aaagaaaaaagctgcgACAATATACCCAAGGAACCGGTCGTGTTTGAGAAGATGAAATTG AAAAAAGACATCAGCCCGAAGACAGTTTCCCAGTCTGTTACAGACCTGCTTGGACTAG ATGCCCCTGCACCAAGTCCTGCAGTGTCTAATGGTGGAGGATGTGTTCCAGActgtaacacaacacagagcCCAGCGGTGTCTAATCCACCTCTGGCACACTCTGCCCTGGATCTCTTTAGCTCTCTGCCAACGccctcctgtgtttcctccGCTAAAACCACG cctgtTTTCAGTTCTATGCCTCAGAGCAGAGTGACTGCCTCTGTGCCTGCAAACCTCAGTCTGTTCCTGGATCCAGCGCCCAAAGCAGAGGAGGGCACCGTCAAGAAGCTGTCCAAGGACTCTATTCTCTCCCTGTATGCTTCCACCCCCTCAGTGCACGCCAGCAGTATGACTCCTCACG CAGGCATGTACATGAACCAAATGGGATATCCGACACACCCGTACGGTTCCTACCATTCCTTAGCCCAGACAGCTGGAATGGGAGGTGCCATGGGGACATCACAAATGTCGATGATGGGACAGCAACAGAGCAGCATGATGGGGCTTCAACAAAATACTATGATTGGAGTACAGCAGAATGGCATGATGGGGCAGCAGAATGGCATAATGGGTGCCCAGCGGGTCATGGCTCAGCCTAGCGGCATCATGACATCACCCTACATGACGGGGATGACCCAGGGTATGATGGGACAGCAACAAAGTGGAATGATGGTCCAGCAACAGAATGGCATTATGGGACAGCAGCAGGGTGGGAAGATGGGACAGCAGCAGAGTGGGATGATGGGACAGCAGCAGGTTGGAGGTTTAACCACATTACCACACCAGCAGGTTTATGGAGTGCAGCAAACCCAGCAGCTACAGTGGAACATTGCCCAG ATGACTCAGCACATGGCCGGCATGAATGTCTACAACACCAACGACATGATGGGATACAGCAGTCAACACATGGGAGGTTCAACAACTCAGAGTTCAGTGCACATGACCGCACACATCTGGAAATGA
- the rims3 gene encoding regulating synaptic membrane exocytosis protein 3 isoform X1 — protein MMLSSSVEVPSPVGMSGLSGLSAAARNVVRSSSISGAMCNLEKSPSSGGPDSTSLAGNKKRRSSLGAKMVAIVGLSQWSKSTQQLNQQEGGTKKLRSTIRRSTETGIAVEMRNRVTRQGSKDSTDGSTNSNSSDGTFVFPTTRLGPESQFSDFLDGLGPAQIVGRQTLATPPMGDVHVGMVDRGGQLEVEVNQARGLIPKPGSKNIPTTYVKVYVLQNGACLAKKKTKVVKKNLDPTYQQALLFDESPQGKVLQVIVWGDYGRMDHKCFMGMAQILLEDLDLSATVSGWYKLFPTSSLADPCIGPLTRRLSQSSLESTTSPSCT, from the exons CAGCGGGCTGAGCGCGGCGGCCCGGAATGTGGTGCGCTCCTCCAGCATCTCGGGGGCCATGTGCAACCTGGAGAAGAGTCCCAGCAGCGGAGGCCCTGACTCCACGTCTTTGGCCGGCAACAAGAAGCGGCGCTCCAGTCTGGGCGCCAAGATGGTGGCCATCGTGGGGTTGTCGCAGTGGAGCAAGAGCACGCAGCAGCTCAACCAGCAAG aAGGCGGGACGAAGAAGCTCCGCAGCACCATCCGACGAAGCACGGAGACCGGCATCGCCGTGGAGATGAGGAACCGAGTGACACGGCAGGGCAGCAAGGACTCAACCGACGGCAGCACCAACTCCAACAGCTCTGACGGAAC GTTTGTCTTCCCTACTACGCGCCTGGGGCCCGAGAGTCAGTTCAGTGACTTCCTTGATGGACTCGGCCCCGCTCAGATCGTAGGCCGGCAAACACTAGCTACACCCCCCATGG GGGATGTCCATGTAGGCATGGTGGACAGAGGAGggcagctggaggtggaggtcAACCAGGCCAGAGGGTTGATCCCTAAACCCGGCTCCAAGAACATCCCAA CGACATATGTAAAGGTGTATGTCCTGCAGAATGGAGCGTGCTTGGCCAAGAAGAAAACCAAAGTAGTGAAGAAGAATCTGGACCCCACCTACCAGCAGGCTCTGTTGTTTGATGAGAGTCCTCAGGGCAAGGTCCTACAG GTAATAGTGTGGGGGGATTACGGGCGTATGGACCACAAGTGCTTCATGGGAATGGCCCAGATCCTCCTGGAGGACTTGGACCTGTCTGCCACAGTCAGTGGCTGGTACAAGCTCTTCCCTACCTCCTCCTTGGCAGACCCCTGCATCGGACCCCTCACCAGACGCCTCTCCCAGTCCTCCCTGGAGAGCACCACCAGCCCCTCATGCACCTAG
- the smap2 gene encoding stromal membrane-associated protein 2 isoform X2, translating to MMTGRSVKDVDRYQAVLTSLLAREENKFCADCDSKGPRWASWNLGIFICIRCAGIHRNLGVHISKVKSVNLDQWTQEQVQCVQEMGNAKAKRLYEAFVPECFQRPETDQSAEIFIRDKYDKKKYMDKVIDIQMLRKEKSCDNIPKEPVVFEKMKLKKDISPKTVSQSVTDLLGLDAPAPSPAVSNGGGCVPDCNTTQSPAVSNPPLAHSALDLFSSLPTPSCVSSAKTTPQPVFSSMPQSRVTASVPANLSLFLDPAPKAEEGTVKKLSKDSILSLYASTPSVHASSMTPHGMYMNQMGYPTHPYGSYHSLAQTAGMGGAMGTSQMSMMGQQQSSMMGLQQNTMIGVQQNGMMGQQNGIMGAQRVMAQPSGIMTSPYMTGMTQGMMGQQQSGMMVQQQNGIMGQQQGGKMGQQQSGMMGQQQVGGLTTLPHQQVYGVQQTQQLQWNIAQMTQHMAGMNVYNTNDMMGYSSQHMGGSTTQSSVHMTAHIWK from the exons GTCCAAGATGGGCGTCCTGGAATTTGGGTATTTTTATCTGCATCCGCTGTGCTGGTATCCATCGAAACCTGGGCGTTCACATCTCCAAGGTCAAGTCCGTCAACCTGGATCAGTGGACGCAGGAGCAGgtccag TGTGTTCAGGAGATGGGAAATGCGAAGGCCAAACGTCTCTATGAGGCTTTCGTACCTGAGTGCTTCCAGCGCCCTGAGACAGACCAGTCTGCAGAGATCTTCATCAGGGACAAGTATGATAAGAAGAAGTACATGGATAAGGTCATTGACATCCAGATGCTCAGA aaagaaaaaagctgcgACAATATACCCAAGGAACCGGTCGTGTTTGAGAAGATGAAATTG AAAAAAGACATCAGCCCGAAGACAGTTTCCCAGTCTGTTACAGACCTGCTTGGACTAG ATGCCCCTGCACCAAGTCCTGCAGTGTCTAATGGTGGAGGATGTGTTCCAGActgtaacacaacacagagcCCAGCGGTGTCTAATCCACCTCTGGCACACTCTGCCCTGGATCTCTTTAGCTCTCTGCCAACGccctcctgtgtttcctccGCTAAAACCACG ccccagcctgtTTTCAGTTCTATGCCTCAGAGCAGAGTGACTGCCTCTGTGCCTGCAAACCTCAGTCTGTTCCTGGATCCAGCGCCCAAAGCAGAGGAGGGCACCGTCAAGAAGCTGTCCAAGGACTCTATTCTCTCCCTGTATGCTTCCACCCCCTCAGTGCACGCCAGCAGTATGACTCCTCACG GCATGTACATGAACCAAATGGGATATCCGACACACCCGTACGGTTCCTACCATTCCTTAGCCCAGACAGCTGGAATGGGAGGTGCCATGGGGACATCACAAATGTCGATGATGGGACAGCAACAGAGCAGCATGATGGGGCTTCAACAAAATACTATGATTGGAGTACAGCAGAATGGCATGATGGGGCAGCAGAATGGCATAATGGGTGCCCAGCGGGTCATGGCTCAGCCTAGCGGCATCATGACATCACCCTACATGACGGGGATGACCCAGGGTATGATGGGACAGCAACAAAGTGGAATGATGGTCCAGCAACAGAATGGCATTATGGGACAGCAGCAGGGTGGGAAGATGGGACAGCAGCAGAGTGGGATGATGGGACAGCAGCAGGTTGGAGGTTTAACCACATTACCACACCAGCAGGTTTATGGAGTGCAGCAAACCCAGCAGCTACAGTGGAACATTGCCCAG ATGACTCAGCACATGGCCGGCATGAATGTCTACAACACCAACGACATGATGGGATACAGCAGTCAACACATGGGAGGTTCAACAACTCAGAGTTCAGTGCACATGACCGCACACATCTGGAAATGA
- the smap2 gene encoding stromal membrane-associated protein 2 isoform X1, protein MMTGRSVKDVDRYQAVLTSLLAREENKFCADCDSKGPRWASWNLGIFICIRCAGIHRNLGVHISKVKSVNLDQWTQEQVQCVQEMGNAKAKRLYEAFVPECFQRPETDQSAEIFIRDKYDKKKYMDKVIDIQMLRKEKSCDNIPKEPVVFEKMKLKKDISPKTVSQSVTDLLGLDAPAPSPAVSNGGGCVPDCNTTQSPAVSNPPLAHSALDLFSSLPTPSCVSSAKTTPQPVFSSMPQSRVTASVPANLSLFLDPAPKAEEGTVKKLSKDSILSLYASTPSVHASSMTPHAGMYMNQMGYPTHPYGSYHSLAQTAGMGGAMGTSQMSMMGQQQSSMMGLQQNTMIGVQQNGMMGQQNGIMGAQRVMAQPSGIMTSPYMTGMTQGMMGQQQSGMMVQQQNGIMGQQQGGKMGQQQSGMMGQQQVGGLTTLPHQQVYGVQQTQQLQWNIAQMTQHMAGMNVYNTNDMMGYSSQHMGGSTTQSSVHMTAHIWK, encoded by the exons GTCCAAGATGGGCGTCCTGGAATTTGGGTATTTTTATCTGCATCCGCTGTGCTGGTATCCATCGAAACCTGGGCGTTCACATCTCCAAGGTCAAGTCCGTCAACCTGGATCAGTGGACGCAGGAGCAGgtccag TGTGTTCAGGAGATGGGAAATGCGAAGGCCAAACGTCTCTATGAGGCTTTCGTACCTGAGTGCTTCCAGCGCCCTGAGACAGACCAGTCTGCAGAGATCTTCATCAGGGACAAGTATGATAAGAAGAAGTACATGGATAAGGTCATTGACATCCAGATGCTCAGA aaagaaaaaagctgcgACAATATACCCAAGGAACCGGTCGTGTTTGAGAAGATGAAATTG AAAAAAGACATCAGCCCGAAGACAGTTTCCCAGTCTGTTACAGACCTGCTTGGACTAG ATGCCCCTGCACCAAGTCCTGCAGTGTCTAATGGTGGAGGATGTGTTCCAGActgtaacacaacacagagcCCAGCGGTGTCTAATCCACCTCTGGCACACTCTGCCCTGGATCTCTTTAGCTCTCTGCCAACGccctcctgtgtttcctccGCTAAAACCACG ccccagcctgtTTTCAGTTCTATGCCTCAGAGCAGAGTGACTGCCTCTGTGCCTGCAAACCTCAGTCTGTTCCTGGATCCAGCGCCCAAAGCAGAGGAGGGCACCGTCAAGAAGCTGTCCAAGGACTCTATTCTCTCCCTGTATGCTTCCACCCCCTCAGTGCACGCCAGCAGTATGACTCCTCACG CAGGCATGTACATGAACCAAATGGGATATCCGACACACCCGTACGGTTCCTACCATTCCTTAGCCCAGACAGCTGGAATGGGAGGTGCCATGGGGACATCACAAATGTCGATGATGGGACAGCAACAGAGCAGCATGATGGGGCTTCAACAAAATACTATGATTGGAGTACAGCAGAATGGCATGATGGGGCAGCAGAATGGCATAATGGGTGCCCAGCGGGTCATGGCTCAGCCTAGCGGCATCATGACATCACCCTACATGACGGGGATGACCCAGGGTATGATGGGACAGCAACAAAGTGGAATGATGGTCCAGCAACAGAATGGCATTATGGGACAGCAGCAGGGTGGGAAGATGGGACAGCAGCAGAGTGGGATGATGGGACAGCAGCAGGTTGGAGGTTTAACCACATTACCACACCAGCAGGTTTATGGAGTGCAGCAAACCCAGCAGCTACAGTGGAACATTGCCCAG ATGACTCAGCACATGGCCGGCATGAATGTCTACAACACCAACGACATGATGGGATACAGCAGTCAACACATGGGAGGTTCAACAACTCAGAGTTCAGTGCACATGACCGCACACATCTGGAAATGA
- the rims3 gene encoding regulating synaptic membrane exocytosis protein 3 isoform X2 — MMLSSSVEVPSPVGMSGLSGLSAAARNVVRSSSISGAMCNLEKSPSSGGPDSTSLAGNKKRRSSLGAKMVAIVGLSQWSKSTQQLNQQGGTKKLRSTIRRSTETGIAVEMRNRVTRQGSKDSTDGSTNSNSSDGTFVFPTTRLGPESQFSDFLDGLGPAQIVGRQTLATPPMGDVHVGMVDRGGQLEVEVNQARGLIPKPGSKNIPTTYVKVYVLQNGACLAKKKTKVVKKNLDPTYQQALLFDESPQGKVLQVIVWGDYGRMDHKCFMGMAQILLEDLDLSATVSGWYKLFPTSSLADPCIGPLTRRLSQSSLESTTSPSCT, encoded by the exons CAGCGGGCTGAGCGCGGCGGCCCGGAATGTGGTGCGCTCCTCCAGCATCTCGGGGGCCATGTGCAACCTGGAGAAGAGTCCCAGCAGCGGAGGCCCTGACTCCACGTCTTTGGCCGGCAACAAGAAGCGGCGCTCCAGTCTGGGCGCCAAGATGGTGGCCATCGTGGGGTTGTCGCAGTGGAGCAAGAGCACGCAGCAGCTCAACCAGCAAG GCGGGACGAAGAAGCTCCGCAGCACCATCCGACGAAGCACGGAGACCGGCATCGCCGTGGAGATGAGGAACCGAGTGACACGGCAGGGCAGCAAGGACTCAACCGACGGCAGCACCAACTCCAACAGCTCTGACGGAAC GTTTGTCTTCCCTACTACGCGCCTGGGGCCCGAGAGTCAGTTCAGTGACTTCCTTGATGGACTCGGCCCCGCTCAGATCGTAGGCCGGCAAACACTAGCTACACCCCCCATGG GGGATGTCCATGTAGGCATGGTGGACAGAGGAGggcagctggaggtggaggtcAACCAGGCCAGAGGGTTGATCCCTAAACCCGGCTCCAAGAACATCCCAA CGACATATGTAAAGGTGTATGTCCTGCAGAATGGAGCGTGCTTGGCCAAGAAGAAAACCAAAGTAGTGAAGAAGAATCTGGACCCCACCTACCAGCAGGCTCTGTTGTTTGATGAGAGTCCTCAGGGCAAGGTCCTACAG GTAATAGTGTGGGGGGATTACGGGCGTATGGACCACAAGTGCTTCATGGGAATGGCCCAGATCCTCCTGGAGGACTTGGACCTGTCTGCCACAGTCAGTGGCTGGTACAAGCTCTTCCCTACCTCCTCCTTGGCAGACCCCTGCATCGGACCCCTCACCAGACGCCTCTCCCAGTCCTCCCTGGAGAGCACCACCAGCCCCTCATGCACCTAG